The following coding sequences are from one Candidatus Manganitrophaceae bacterium window:
- a CDS encoding 3-hydroxybutyryl-CoA dehydrogenase, with amino-acid sequence MEFKVVGIVGAGQMGSGITQVISSAGPHVILYDLEHEVLEQALKQITHRLNKAVKKGKLTEWVREKILKNIKLSTKFEDMAQCDLIIEAVPEKEEIKMEIFEGLDEFCPKETIFATSTSSLPITRLAATTDRPERVIGIHFMNPAPSIKLVELVRGWLTSDETFAQVKQFVEKLGKTVIVSKDYPGFIVNRIFMPMINEAVCVLTEGVGSAEDIDAAMSLGLHHPMGPLALADLIGLDTCLDIMEILYTEFADSKYRPAPLLRKYVEAGYLGRKTGRGFYRYPQESSAS; translated from the coding sequence ATGGAATTCAAGGTTGTCGGAATCGTTGGAGCCGGACAGATGGGATCGGGAATTACCCAGGTGATTTCGTCAGCAGGTCCTCATGTCATTTTATATGATCTCGAACATGAAGTATTGGAACAGGCCCTTAAACAAATTACGCACCGGCTGAACAAAGCAGTAAAGAAAGGAAAACTGACAGAGTGGGTCCGAGAAAAGATCCTTAAGAATATTAAACTCTCAACCAAGTTTGAAGACATGGCCCAATGTGACCTGATCATCGAGGCGGTTCCCGAGAAGGAAGAAATCAAGATGGAAATCTTTGAGGGGCTCGATGAATTCTGTCCCAAAGAGACTATTTTTGCCACCAGCACCTCTTCCCTCCCGATCACCCGACTTGCGGCGACGACGGACCGGCCGGAACGTGTTATCGGGATACATTTTATGAATCCCGCCCCTTCCATCAAGCTGGTTGAGCTGGTCCGTGGATGGCTGACCTCAGATGAGACCTTTGCACAGGTGAAACAGTTTGTCGAAAAACTGGGGAAGACGGTCATTGTCTCCAAGGATTACCCGGGTTTTATTGTCAACCGGATCTTTATGCCGATGATCAACGAAGCGGTCTGTGTCCTTACTGAGGGCGTTGGAAGCGCTGAAGATATTGATGCCGCTATGAGTTTAGGGCTGCATCACCCCATGGGACCACTGGCCCTTGCGGACCTGATCGGGCTGGATACCTGTCTGGACATTATGGAGATTCTCTACACGGAATTTGCCGACAGCAAGTATCGTCCTGCCCCCCTTCTACGTAAATATGTTGAGGCAGGCTATCTCGGAAGAAAAACGGGGAGAGGGTTTTACCGGTATCCCCAGGAGTCGAGTGCCTCATGA